CAGGATTGTCGCCTGTGGCGATGAATAGCGCCGCGGCGGTGTCCGGACCCACGCCGTAGCAGGCAAGCAGCTGCGGAATGTGCTGCATGATCACGTCGGTCATCTGCTGCTTGAGAGCGGCGATCTCATCACAGAGTTCCTCGACTCGACGGGCGAGCAGCCGCAGGGTGAAGACCGCGACCGCCGTTGCCGTGCCAGCCGCAGCATCCCGAACGCCGAGCTGAAGGTGTACGAGGGCAGCTCCCACGGCATCGCGATGGTGCCGGGCGACAAGGAGAGGTTCAACCGGGACCTGCTGGAATTCCTCAACAAGTAGAAGCCGACCCTGCCAGCCGCAAGTTCTTGCTCGCCTTCGCCCAGGACGACGAAGGAACGCCCGCGCGTTCGGACTCGGGCCGACCGACATCGAGCAGTTCCTGCACAGCGGCCTCACCCTGCGCCCCGACACCGCGGTGCCGGATCCTTTGCCGGTAACGATCGCCTCGTAGCCCCGGCATCCTGACCGTGGTCGATTGCGTTGCGCAGGAGGATGGCCGCGCCGTCGGCGGCTTCAGCATGGCTGACGACCACCTCACCGGAGAGGTCCAAGCCGCTGCTGGGCTGCGGCTCTTCGGAGTGACGGTCGTTGATCTCTTTGAGGGCGTCCCATACCTCGCCACCGGTCGACCGCTATGCGGGATCCTTGGCCAGAAGACGGCTGACGAACGGCGGTGAGACCCCCTGCAGAACTGCGGGTCGGCGCGCAGATTGCGCAACCGGTGCAGTCAGCCTCACGAGCGGGGGTCAGCCCCTCGCCGACGGAATTCGGGGTGCCGCGGGAGTCGGCTGGCTTGCCGTGGCGCATCCGGACGGTAGCGATCACGGGCCGGGAGGTGGGGGTGCGGTTTTCGTGCCCCGCCCGGGCCGACGACCGCCCCCGGCATGGCGTCAGCCCAGCGGGTTGGTCGTGTCGCAGAGCGTGGTGAGGACAGGGGCGTACATGCGCGACTTGATGGTTCCGAGGCTGTCGCCAGCCTTGCTCGCGTGAGCCTGGGCGAGTTCGAGGGCGGTAGTGCGCAGGGCGCCCTCGTCCACGGCCTGATCGACGATTCCGGCGGTGGCGGCTTCCCGGCCGCCGAAACGGCGGGCGGAGACCATGGCCTGGTGGGCCGTCTGCGGGGTCAGCCGGGACTGGATGAGGGCGGACATGCCGGGAGTGAAGGGGATGTTGATCTCCGCCTCGGGCAGGCACCAGAAGCCCCGGTCGGCGCGCATCAGACGGGGCGCAGCCGGCCACCGAGTCGAGGAGCGTGGCATAGACGCCGCCGTGGACGCTGCCGATCGGGTTGTAGTGTTCCTCGCCCGGCACCAGGACGAAGAACTCCTAACAGAATGGCTCGGGGATGGGGTGAGCCGGGTGGCGGTCACTCAACACCGTTGCCACGGTGGACGGCTGCCGCCCTCCGATCCGGCCAAAGGGAGGACCTGGCTGCCCAGGCCCGGCTTGCCCTCAGTCGGCTGTGGCCCGAAGCGCCTAGGCTGTCACCGCTACGGAAGGGCGGTGCCATGAATGCTGACTCCCGGACCAGGGCCGCTGTCGAGGAGCATTGGCGGGCCTCGGAACGCGGGGACACCGAAGCCGAGCACGCCATCTACGCCACGGACGCGATCCTGGACTACCCGCAGTCAGGCGAGCGGTTCCGGGGCCGAGCGGCGATCTCGGCACAACGCGGCGGGCACCCGGCCGACCGACACTTCACCGTCCAGCGGATCACCGGCCATGCGAATCTGTGGGTGAGCGAATGCCTCATCACCTACGACGGTGTGCCTTCGTACTCGGTGAGCATCATGGAATTCGCTGACCAACACGTGATGCACGAGACGCAGTACTTCGCCGACCCCTTCGACGCGCCGGCCTGGCGGGCCGCGCTCGCGGAGCGGATGCCGGGCCGGACCATCGCCGGAGCCTGATTCTTGGCCTTGCTCGGGTCGGCCGGGTGACGAGCCTGTCACTTTGTTGAAGTTCCAAGCGCTCCTATTGCAAGGGCTTCAAGCGCCTCCAGCAGATGAGCGCGCATGCGAGGGTGAGGAAGGCTTCGTGGATGTCGTCGCGGATCTCCCAGCGGATCCGCAGGCGACGGAACCAGTGCAGGTGGGCGAACGCACGCTCCACGACCCAGCGTTGAGTGCCGAGTCCGGAACCGTGCTCGGTGCCGCGCCGGGCGATCAGTGGCTTCACGCCGAGGTCCCAAACCAGCCGGCGGTACTTGTCGTGGTCCTAGTGTGATGCGCCTGAAATCGCAGGCTTAAGTCTGTAGCCTGTTTTCATGTCTCGGGGTCCTCGTGCCGTCGAAGTTGTGCTGTCCGATGAGGAGCGCGCCGAGTTGTTGCGCTGGGCGGGCGGGGCAGTGGCGCCCCGTCTCGCCGAGCGGGCACGCATCGTCTTGGCGTGTGCGGATGGGAAGCCGAATACGCGTGTGGCGGCGGAGTTCAAGGTAACCGCGGACACGGTGAGGAAGTGGCGCTCGCGGTTTGCTGCCCGGCGGATGGCCGGGCTTGCGGATGAGCCGCGGCCGGGCCGACGCAAGTCGGAGCTGGTGCTCAGTGATGACGAACGGGCTCAGCTGACGCGTTGGGCGAGGCGCGCGAAGACCGCGCAGTTTTTGGCTCTGCGCGCGAGGATCGTGCTGCGGTGCGCGGAGGGCGGGACGAACAAGCAGGTGGCGGCCGAGCTCGGGGTGAGCGAGCAGTCGGTGAACCGCTGGCGGGCCCGGTTCGTCAAGCGGCGGCTGGACGGTCTGGTCGACGAGCCGCGGCCCGGCCGGCCGCCGTCCATCCTGCTCGACCAGGTCGAGGACGTGGTCGTCGCGACGCTGGAATCCGCCCCGGGCCAGGACACCCACTGGTCGCGGGCCTCCATGGCCGCCCGCACCGGGCTGTCGAAGTCCACCATCGGGCGGATCTGGAAGAAGTTCGACCTCAAGCCGCACCTGCAGGACGCCTTCAAGCTCTCCACCGACCCGCAGTTCGTCGCGAAGGTCGTCGACGTCGTCGGCCTATACCACAACCCGCCGGAGAAAGCCGTGGTGTTGTGCGTGGACGAGAAGAGCCAGATTCAGGCGCTGGACCGCTCGCAGCCGGTGCTGCCGATGATGCCGGGCATGCCCGAACGGCGCACCCACGACTACCTGCGACACGGCATCACCAGCCTGTTCGCCGCCTTCAACATCGCCGACGGCACTGTCATCGGTGAACTGCACCGCCGCCACCGGGCCGTCGAGTTCAAGAAGTTTCTGGTCACGATAGACAAGGCGGTTCCTGCCGGGCTCGATGTGCACCTGGTGTGTGACAACTACGCCACCCACAACACCCCCGAGATCAAGACCTGGCTCGGCAAGCACCCCCGCTTCCATGTCCACTTCACTCCGACCGGCTCTTCCTGGATCAACCAGGTCGAGCGGTGGTTCGGCCTGCTCACCGACAAGCTCATCCGCCGAGGCGTCCACACCTCGGTGAAGGCGCTGGAGGAGGACATCAGGGCCTGGATCGACTCATGGAACGAGAACCCCCGGCCCTTCACCTGGACCAAGACCGCCGACGAGATCCTCAAATCCCTCGCCGACTACCTCACCAAGCTCACTCCGCCAGCCACCGAAAATCAGCGAGAGACTTAAGCCTGTGATTTCAGGCGCATCACACTAGTGTGATGCGCCTGAAATCGCAGGCTTAAGTCTGTAGCCTGTTTTCATGTCTCGGGGTCCTCGTGCCGTCGAAGTTGTGCTGTCCGATGAGGAGCGCGCCGAGTTGTTGCGCTGGGCGGGCGGGGCAGTGGCGCCCCGTCTCGCCGAGCGGGCACGCATCGTCTTGGCGTGTGCGGATGGGAAGCCGAATACGCGTGTGGCGGCGGAGTTCAAGGTAACCGCGGACACGGTGAGGAAGTGGCGCTCGCGGTTTGCTGCCCGGCGGATGGCCGGGCTTGCGGATGAGCCGCGGCCGGGCCGACGCAAGTCGGAGCTGGTGCTCAGTGATGACGAACGGGCTCAGCTGACGCGTTGGGCGAGGCGCGCGAAGACCGCGCAGTTTTTGGCTCTGCGCGCGAGGATCGTGCTGCGGTGCGCGGAGGGCGGGACGAACAAGCAGGTGGCGGCCGAGCTCGGGGTGAGCGAGCAGTCGGTGAACCGCTGGCGGGCCCGGTTCGTCAAGCGGCGGCTGGACGGTCTGGTCGACGAGCCGCGGCCCGGCCGGCCGCCGTCCATCCTGCTCGACCAGGTCGAGGACGTGGTCGTCGCGACGCTGGAATCCGCCCCGGGCCAGGACACCCACTGGTCGCGGGCCTCCATGGCCGCCCGCACCGGGCTGTCGAAGTCCACCATCGGGCGGATCTGGAAGAAGTTCGACCTCAAGCCGCACCTGCAGGACGCCTTCAAGCTCTCCACCGACCCGCAGTTCGTCGCGAAGGTCGTCGACGTCGTCGGCCTGTACCACAACCCGCCGGAGAAAGCCGTGGTGTTGTGCGTGGACGAGAAGAGCCAGATTCAGGCGCTGGACCGCTCGCAGCCGGTGCTGCCGATGATGCCGGGCATGCCCGAACGGCGCACCCACGACTACCTGCGACACGGCATCACCAGCCTGTTCGCCGCCTTCAACATCGCCGACGGCACTGTCATCGGTGAACTGCACCGCCGCCACCGGGCCGTCGAGTTCAAGAAGTTTCTGGTCACGATAGACAAGGCGGTTCCTGCCGGGCTCGATGTGCACCTGGTGTGTGACAACTACGCCACCCACAACACCCCCGAGATCAAGACCTGGCTCGGCAAGCACCCCCGCTTCCATGTCCACTTCACTCCGACCGGCTCTTCCTGGATCAACCAGGTCGAGCGGTGGTTCGGCCTGCTCACCGACAAGCTCATCCGCCGAGGCGTCCACACCTCGGTGAAGGCGCTGGAGGAGGACATCAGGGCCTGGATCGACTCATGGAACGAGAACCCCCGGCCCTTCACCTGGACCAAGACCGCCGACGAGATCCTCAAATCCCTCGCCGACTACCTCACCAAGCTCACTCCGCCAGCCACCGAAAATCAGCGAGAGACTTAAGCCTGCGATTTCAGGCGCATCACACTAGCGTCGTAGGGCACAAGTAACCCCGGCGAGGCGGCGGAGCCTCCCGGGGCGTGGCCGACACTGCGAGGAGCGTCGACACCATGCACCGTACAGCCTGCGCGCCTACCGGGGAGCGACCAGCGCAGACAGGCCGCGAAGCGCTTGTCGAGGTCATGAACGCCTTCGAGGCGAAACCGTCGTACGCGGCCTACAAGGCGCTTATCCTCCACTACAGCGACTGCCCGCCTGTGCGGATGGCACCAACCCCTGCGCCGAGGGTGAGCCGCTGCGGCAGGCCTGGAGAGCGGTGCGCTGGTCATGACCGCCAAAGCCTTGGTCGACATCCCGGCCGATCTCTTGCCACTCATCCTGTTGCCGCCGCTGGAAGTCCTGCCGGACGCCCGGGCGCGCGGCGCCGAGTGCGTATGGGGCGGCGAGCCGTTGTCGACTGCGACGGCCATTGACCTCGGCGAGCGTAAGACCGACGGCGGCCACTGGTTCCCGCGCGCCTGCCGGACTTGCACGCGCCGTGCCGTGCTGGCGGCGCGCACCTCCCACCCTGGCATGTGTGAGCAGTGCACGGACGACGCCACACTCTGCGAGACCCGCCGCGCCCTGCACGTCCTCGCCTTGGAGCTACGTCGATGATCTGTGCGCGCAGCGATCGACCCAGGCGCGGGGGTCGGTCGCGTGCCAGCGTTCTGAGAGCACGGCAACCCATTGCGGCAATCGCAAACTTCCGCGATAGCCGCATCATGTATCCGATTGAAGAACTGGCCGCCCTGCGCCACCCCATGCCCAAACCGGGCACCGTCACCCCCGAGGACTGCTACGCCGATGTCTGCGAACAGGTCGAGGAGCAGCGCAAGAACGACGCTCTCGGCCTGGAGGCCGCGAGTCAGGAGTTCCAGACGGACCCGCTGCTGCCGGCGCTCGACGACCTGAAGGCACAGAAGGAGGCCGCAGATGCCCGGATCCGGCAACAGTTGGCCTGGGCAAGGGAGTTCCACGGCAGCCGCCCCTACGGACTGGAGGAACTCGCCCGCCACGCCGGGTACAGCCCTTCCGGGATCCGCACCGCCTATGGCGAGGCAGAGATCAGGCAGGTCGCCACGCAGATCGGCCGGGAGCCGAACCGGCCCCGCCGCGACACCGCCAGAGGCAGCCGGTGAACACGGCGGGCGACGCCGCGCCGCCCCTGCCGGGTCTTGCACTGCTGCCTCCCTACCAGCGGACGTCCGCAGACCTACATGAAAACGGACGCGGAACCCGCGTAGGTTCACACAGGCAAGTGGATTGATCCCAGGAACGGCCCTATCGGCGTATCTCCCGTCCGGACGCTGTCACCGGACAAGTGGAGCCGCGTATCACCCGCCAGCGCCCGGAAGCGGCGGCCACCGCAGAGAGTAGGCCCGAGGAAACCGAGTCTGGTACCTCCCGTAGGTGAACTCGGAGCGGTCGCATAACACAGCGGCTGGGCAGGCTTCCTGAGGCAGCGCCAAGTTCATCCGAGTCTGCTGAAGGCCCAGCGGAGCACTTCTGGTCAGGGTTTGCACGGCCTGTTCGTTGGAGGGCTGTGAGGGTGTGGACGGTGAGCCGGGCCCAGTCACAGGCAGTCCCGGGCAGGCGGCCGGGACTGCGCAGTGGGTGTCAGGCTGCTGGCGCCACACGAGTGGCGGGTGGAGCGAGGGCGGGAGCGCCGTCCGGGACGGGTACTGCGGCGAAGATCGCGTCCTGCTGGTCCTGCAGCTCCTTCTTGCGCTCGGGGCTGGTCGACGGCAGCCGCTGTTCCTCGTACAGCTTGTGCGTCTCCTCCTGGGCGAACTTGCTCGCCGGGGTGTGGAACTGCACCTCGAACAGCTGCCGCGAAACGGGCGCGCGCCAGCCCGTGTTGAGTCCCTTGTAGCCCTTTGCGCGGCCCCAGGTGTTGGACCACTTCGTGGTGTCGCTGCCCCTGGCGGACAGCACCTCCGAGGCGATGGTGACACCGGTGACGTAGCCGCCGTCGGGCCATTGGAGGGTGTAGCGCACCGCGTCACTCAGGCGCGCCAGGACGTCGTCGGTGTTGCGCTCTGGATGCTCCTTGAGGTCCGTGGCGACCTTCCGCTTGAGGGAGTCGGGGGACTTCAGGCGGTGGTCGAAGCCGACGAGCTCAGCCTGGCTGAGGTCGGCGGCAGCCCGTACATCGCGGCTGATCGACGGCTCCGCCGCGCGGGCACGGGCAAGGTACGCGTCGACCTTGCGGTTGTCCGCGGCGTTCAGGCACAGTCCGTCGCGCTCCCAGCCATCCGGGTCGTCGCCGCACTGCCTCGCACCGCCACCGCTGCGCATGGCGGTGGTGTGCTTGCCCGTCGTGTCGGAGGGGTCGGCGGCGTACGCGGTGAGCCCGGTAGTGGCGGTGGCCAGGGCGAGAGCGGCGGCCAGTACGGCGGCCGCCCGGCCCAGGTGGTGCGTGCTCATGCGGCGGGAGTGTCCCTTCTTGGCGCGTGGCACCGCCTGCACCGATGAACGGGGCGGGCGGGATCGTCGCCGGGGACAACGGGAGGAAGGACGGAGAAGTACCGCGAAGCAGACCCAGATGTGGGGCATTGGCGTGATGGCGCCGTCCGGCGGCGGAATCGTGCGGCGGTGCGGTGCTGTCAGCCAGCCTCCGAGCCGGTGATCGTCTCGGCGAACCTTGGACGCCCGAGCGCGGCAGCCGCGCTCCGACCGACCACGGACGGTAACTGTCAGCGGCCTGCGCCTCTTGTGTGATCCGGACGCCAGCGGTGAGGTGTGAGCCACGCCCTGCCGGTCCGCCGCGCCCGCTGTCCAGGGAAACGCGCATAGTTCACTCGATGGAGAGACGTTCCTGATCAGGGGCCATGTTGATCTTTAGGCTCGAGGCAGGCGTGTCCGTCAGGATCCGTCTCTGTCCGATTCTAGGGATTCAAGGAGGCCGGCCATGCTGGATG
Above is a genomic segment from Streptomyces fodineus containing:
- a CDS encoding nuclear transport factor 2 family protein, producing MNADSRTRAAVEEHWRASERGDTEAEHAIYATDAILDYPQSGERFRGRAAISAQRGGHPADRHFTVQRITGHANLWVSECLITYDGVPSYSVSIMEFADQHVMHETQYFADPFDAPAWRAALAERMPGRTIAGA
- a CDS encoding IS630 family transposase translates to MSRGPRAVEVVLSDEERAELLRWAGGAVAPRLAERARIVLACADGKPNTRVAAEFKVTADTVRKWRSRFAARRMAGLADEPRPGRRKSELVLSDDERAQLTRWARRAKTAQFLALRARIVLRCAEGGTNKQVAAELGVSEQSVNRWRARFVKRRLDGLVDEPRPGRPPSILLDQVEDVVVATLESAPGQDTHWSRASMAARTGLSKSTIGRIWKKFDLKPHLQDAFKLSTDPQFVAKVVDVVGLYHNPPEKAVVLCVDEKSQIQALDRSQPVLPMMPGMPERRTHDYLRHGITSLFAAFNIADGTVIGELHRRHRAVEFKKFLVTIDKAVPAGLDVHLVCDNYATHNTPEIKTWLGKHPRFHVHFTPTGSSWINQVERWFGLLTDKLIRRGVHTSVKALEEDIRAWIDSWNENPRPFTWTKTADEILKSLADYLTKLTPPATENQRET
- a CDS encoding IS630 family transposase translates to MSRGPRAVEVVLSDEERAELLRWAGGAVAPRLAERARIVLACADGKPNTRVAAEFKVTADTVRKWRSRFAARRMAGLADEPRPGRRKSELVLSDDERAQLTRWARRAKTAQFLALRARIVLRCAEGGTNKQVAAELGVSEQSVNRWRARFVKRRLDGLVDEPRPGRPPSILLDQVEDVVVATLESAPGQDTHWSRASMAARTGLSKSTIGRIWKKFDLKPHLQDAFKLSTDPQFVAKVVDVVGLYHNPPEKAVVLCVDEKSQIQALDRSQPVLPMMPGMPERRTHDYLRHGITSLFAAFNIADGTVIGELHRRHRAVEFKKFLVTIDKAVPAGLDVHLVCDNYATHNTPEIKTWLGKHPRFHVHFTPTGSSWINQVERWFGLLTDKLIRRGVHTSVKALEEDIRAWIDSWNENPRPFTWTKTADEILKSLADYLTKLTPPATENQRET
- a CDS encoding ATP nucleotide 3'-pyrophosphokinase, producing MSTHHLGRAAAVLAAALALATATTGLTAYAADPSDTTGKHTTAMRSGGGARQCGDDPDGWERDGLCLNAADNRKVDAYLARARAAEPSISRDVRAAADLSQAELVGFDHRLKSPDSLKRKVATDLKEHPERNTDDVLARLSDAVRYTLQWPDGGYVTGVTIASEVLSARGSDTTKWSNTWGRAKGYKGLNTGWRAPVSRQLFEVQFHTPASKFAQEETHKLYEEQRLPSTSPERKKELQDQQDAIFAAVPVPDGAPALAPPATRVAPAA